A stretch of the Corylus avellana chromosome ca6, CavTom2PMs-1.0 genome encodes the following:
- the LOC132184640 gene encoding pentatricopeptide repeat-containing protein At3g26540: MGVSAASVLNRLLYSRTHKFQTQPGSARALTKAIRSHLVAGRLREAVSVLFAAPVPVSYPLYARLFRICSTNLAIVEVRKVESHLVTFSPTPPVFLLNRAIEAYSKCGCLVDARELFEEMPHRDGGSWNAMITAYARGGCPEKALSLFSEMNRSGVFASEVTFASVLGSCGAVLALSLLRQIHGLIMKYGFSGNVILESSLVDVYGKCQFINDARRMFDEIKNPTAVSWNVIVRRYLDMGDGKEAVFMFFHMFRSAVRPLNFTFSNAIIACSSISALEAGMQIHGVAIKMGFENNEVVSSSLMDMYVKCGKLENARGVFEQPGSKDLISWTSIVSAYAMSGKTGEARVLFDRMPERNVISWNAMLAGYTRSLQWEEALNFVFLMRNTTKHIDHVTLGLILNVCAALSDVEVGKQAHGFVYRNGFLSNLVVGNALLDMYGKCGNLRSARVWFYQICQWRDSVSWNALLTSYARHGLSEQAMAIFSEMQWETKPSKFTFGTLLAACANTFALEHGKQIHGFMIRHGYEMDIVIRGALVDMYSKCRCLLYALTVFKETGSRDVILWNSVIFGCCHNQRGREILELFGLMEEEGIKPDHVTFQGILLACIYEGLVELGTRYFNSMSNEYCVMPRLEHYECMIELYCRYGHMDELENFVKSMAFEPTVPMLTRIFHACRKYGYLRLGEWAAERLSELNPSIPLKFQIMDKER, encoded by the coding sequence ATGGGTGTGAGTGCAGCCTCTGTACTCAACCGTCTTCTGTACAGTCGAACCCACAAGTTCCAAACCCAACCCGGCAGCGCCAGAGCCTTGACCAAAGCAATCCGATCTCACCTCGTAGCGGGTCGTCTCCGAGAAGCCGTTTCTGTTCTCTTTGCTGCTCCAGTACCCGTCTCTTATCCCCTTTACGCGCGTCTCTTCCGAATCTGTTCTACAAATCTAGCCATCGTCGAGGTCCGGAAGGTCGAGTCCCATTTGGTCACGTTCTCTCCCACACCGCCGGTCTTTCTCTTGAACCGGGCAATCGAGGCATATAGCAAATGTGGATGCTTGGTGGATGCAAGGGAGCTGTTTGAGGAAATGCCTCATAGAGATGGGGGATCTTGGAATGCTATGATTACAGCGTACGCACGAGGTGGGTGCCCTGAGAAGgcattgtcattgttttcaGAGATGAATAGATCGGGAGTATTTGCGAGTGAGGTCACGTTCGCCAGTGTTCTTGGGTCTTGCGGTGCGGTTTTGGCGCTCTCTCTTTTGAGACAAATTCATGGCCTTATTATGAAATATGGGTTTTCTGGGAATGTAATTTTGGAGAGTTCACTTGTTGATGTATATGGGAAATGTCAGTTTATTAATGACGCACGCAGAATGTTTGATGAGATCAAGAATCCAACTGCTGTTTCTTGGAATGTGATTGTGAGGCGGTATCTGGATATGGGTGATGGAAAAGAGGCAGTATTTATGTTTTTCCATATGTTTCGGTCAGCTGTTCGGCCTTTGAATTTTACATTCTCTAATGCAATTATTGCTTGTTCAAGTATATCTGCACTAGAGGCGGGGATGCAAATTCATGGAGTTGCAATTaaaatgggttttgaaaataaCGAGGTTGTTTCAAGCTCTCTTATGGATATGTATGTCAAATGTGGAAAATTAGAGAATGCTCGTGGGGTATTTGAACAGCCAGGTTCAAAAGATTTGATTTCTTGGACTTCAATTGTGTCAGCGTATGCAATGAGTGGGAAAACTGGGGAGGCAAGGGTGCTTTTTGATCGGATGCCTGAACGCAATGTGATTTCCTGGAATGCTATGTTGGCAGGGTACACCCGTTCCCTCCAATGGGAGGAGGCcttgaattttgtatttttgatgcGCAATACAACTAAGCACATTGACCATGTCACGCTTGGGTTGATACTAAACGTGTGTGCTGCCCTTTCAGATGTTGAAGTGGGAAAACAGGCTCATGGTTTCGTCTACCGAAATGGTTTCCTTTCCAATCTTGTTGTTGGCAATGCCCTTCTTGACATGTACGGTAAATGTGGGAACTTGAGAAGTGCCAGGGTTTGGTTTTACCAAATATGTCAATGGAGGGATAGTGTTTCTTGGAATGCTTTGTTGACTAGCTATGCTCGTCATGGCTTGAGTGAACAAGCTATGGCAATTTTCTCAGAGATGCAGTGGGAGACAAAACCAAGTAAGTTTACATTTGGAACTCTTTTGGCAGCTTGTGCAAATACCTTTGCTCTTGAGCATGGCAAACAAATTCATGGATTTATGATTAGACATGGTTATGAGATGGATATTGTGATCAGAGGAGCGTTAGTAGACATGTACTCAAAATGTCGCTGTCTTCTGTATGCTCTCACGGTTTTTAAAGAGACAGGTTCGCGGGATGTGATTCTTTGGAACTCCGTAATTTTTGGATGTTGTCACAATCAAAGAGGTAGGGAGATACTTGAATTGTTCGGATTAATGGAGGAGGAAGGTATAAAGCCAGACCATGTCACCTTTCAAGGCATTTTGCTTGCTTGTATATATGAAGGCCTAGTTGAGTTGGGAACGCGGTATTTTAATTCAATGAGCAATGAGTATTGTGTCATGCCTCGGTTGGAGCACTATGAGTGTATGATTGAACTCTATTGTCGGTATGGACACATGGATGAgcttgagaattttgttaagaGTATGGCATTTGAACCAACTGTTCCAATGTTGACAAGAATCTTCCATGCTTGTAGAAAATATGGGTACTTGAGGTTGGGAGAATGGGCTGCTGAACGACTTAGTGAATTGAATCCTTCAATTCCATTAAAATTCCAGATTATGGATAAAGAGAGGTAG
- the LOC132184628 gene encoding putative pentatricopeptide repeat-containing protein At1g77010, mitochondrial translates to MELDLHSLFRLLQSCDTQRSINQGRQLHLLFLKKGLLNSAFTLGNRLLQMYVRCGGLSDAWKVFEDMPGRNCFSWNTMIEGFMKSGNKDRSLQLFDSMPHKNEFSWSVLVSGFAKAGEIEVARSLFNDMPRKNGVAWNSMIHGYARNGCAREAVKLFKDLSSDPSEVLHRDTFVLATVIRACSDLAALDCGKQIHARIVIDEVEFDSVLSSSLVNMYGKCGDPDSANHVLNTLKEPDDFSLSALISGYANCGRMDDARKIFDSKSDPCVVLWNSMISGCVHNNEETEAVVLFNKMRREGVQEDSSTVASVLGASSSLGILGHGRQMHTYACKVGVLDDVVVASALVDAYSKCGNPYDACKLFSDLKAHDTILLNSMITVYSNCGKIEDAKWIFKTMPKRSLISWNSMIVALSQNGCPVEALDLFCEMNEMDLRMDKFSLASVISACASISSLVLGEQVFARATIIGLESDQIICTSLVDFYCKCGFVDNGRNIFEGMMKSDEISWNSMLMGYATNGHGSEALTLFTEMRQAGVRPTAITFTAVLSACDHCGLVEDGRKWFYTMKLDYDIDPRIEHYSCMVDLFARAGCLEEAVNLIEQMPFEADASMWSSVLRGCVAHGDKTLGKKVAERIIMLDPENSGAYVQLSSVCAKSGDWEGSAQIRNLMRYKQIQKNPGCSWAN, encoded by the coding sequence ATGGAGCTTGATCTGCATTCCCTGTTCCGCCTACTCCAATCCTGTGATACCCAGCGTTCGATTAACCAAGGAAGACAGCTACACCTCCTCTTTCTCAAAAAGGGTCTTCTAAACTCCGCTTTCACGCTTGGAAACCGCCTTCTGCAGATGTACGTGCGGTGCGGCGGCTTGAGTGATGCGTGGAAAGTGTTCGAGGATATGCCTGGCAGAAACTGTTTCTCTTGGAATACTATGATAGAGGGGTTCATGAAATCAGGGAACAAGGACAGGTCACTGCAGTTGTTTGACTCCATGCCCCACAAGAACGAGTTCTCCTGGAGCGTGCTGGTTTCGGGGTTTGCAAAAGCTGGCGAGATAGAGGTTGCTCGGAGTTTGTTTAATGATATGCCGAGGAAGAACGGGGTTGCGTGGAATTCGATGATTCATGGTTATGCTCGAAATGGGTGTGCAAGAGAAGCGGTGAAGCTTTTTAAGGATTTGAGTTCGGACCCTTCTGAAGTATTGCATCGTGATACATTTGTATTGGCGACTGTTATTAGGGCCTGTAGTGATTTGGCAGCTCTTGATTGTGGCAAGCAAATTCATGCACGCATTGTCATTGATGAAGTGGAATTCGACTCGGTTTTGAGTAGCTCTCTGGTTAATATGTATGGAAAGTGTGGTGATCCGGATAGTGCAAATCACGTTCTGAATACGTTGAAGGAACCGGATGACTTCTCTCTATCAGCATTGATTTCAGGCTATGCAAATTGTGGTAGAATGGATGATGCAAGGAAAATATTTGATAGCAAAAGTGATCCATGTGTGGTGTTATGGAATTCAATGATTTCTGGGTGTGTTCATAATAATGAGGAAACTGAAGCAGTGGTTCTCTTTAATAAGATGCGGAGAGAAGGAGTTCAAGAAGACTCCTCCACAGTTGCAAGTGTTTTGGGCGCCAGCAGTAGCTTAGGCATTCTTGGGCATGGTAGACAAATGCATACTTATGCCTGCAAAGTCGGGGTACTTGATGATGTTGTCGTTGCTAGTGCTCTAGTTGATGCATATTCCAAGTGTGGAAACCCTTATGATGCATGCAAATTATTTAGCGACCTCAAAGCCCACGACACAATCTTACTTAATTCTATGATCACAGTATATTCAAATTGTGGAAAAATTGAAGATGCAAAATGGATTTTCAAAACTATGCCAAAAAGAAGCTTGATATCATGGAATTCAATGATAGTTGCTCTTAGTCAAAATGGGTGTCCAGTCGAAGCATTAGATCTATTTTGTGAGATGAATGAGATGGACTTGAGAATGGACAAGTTTAGCTTGGCCAGTGTGATCAGTGCATGTGCTAGCATCTCTTCACTTGTACTTGGTGAGCAGGTTTTTGCTAGAGCTACCATCATCGGGCTTGAGTCTGATCAGATTATTTGTACTTCCCTTGTTGATTTCTACTGCAAGTGTGGTTTTGTTGACAATGGGCGAAACATATTTGAGGGGATGATGAAATCTGATGAAATTTCTTGGAATTCAATGTTGATGGGTTATGCTACTAATGGTCATGGAAGTGAAGCGCTAACTCTATTCACTGAAATGAGGCAAGCTGGTGTTAGACCCACTGCTATTACATTTACAGCAGTTCTTTCTGCCTGTGATCATTGTGGACTGGTCGAAGACGGAAGGAAATGGTTTTATACAATGAAATTGGACTATGATATTGATCCAAGGATTGAACACTATTCTTGCATGGTTGATCTTTTTGCCCGTGCTGGTTGCCTTGAGGAAGCAGTGAATCTTATAGAACAGATGCCTTTTGAGGCTGATGCAAGCATGTGGTCATCAGTGTTGAGAGGCTGTGTGGCTCATGGAGATAAGACTCTTGGGAAGAAGGTGGCAGAGAGAATTATTATGCTTGATCCTGAGAACTCAGGTGCTTATGTGCAGTTATCTAGCGTATGTGCCAAATCCGGAGACTGGGAAGGATCAGCACAAATTAGAAATTTGATGAGATATAAGCAGATACAAAAGAATCCTGGTTGCAGTTGGGCTAATTGA
- the LOC132184358 gene encoding putative UDP-rhamnose:rhamnosyltransferase 1: MADHSKKLHIAMFPWLAFGHLIPFLELGKLIAQKGHRISFISTPRNIERLPKIPSNLAPSITFVKLPLPHVENLPENAEATMDVPYHIIPYLKKAHDGLQQPLSHFLETSAPDWIIHDFAPHWLPPIATKLGISRAFFSIFKASSLCFFGPSKSSVTEAHEPRTEPKDFTVPPKWVPFPTKIAYRLFEAKKIFESFEENASGVSDWFRLLTIYLGADALAVKTCTEIEGEWMKLLGELHDIVPVIPVGLLPPSTQEIGDNNKDSTWGTIGEWLDKQEKGSVVYIALGSETQPTQQDFTELALGLEQSGLPFFWALRKRSGSVGGDSVELPEGFVERTQGRGVVWTDWAPQLRILAHESVGGFLTHCGWSSVTEALQFGRALIMLPFLTDTGLIARFLEEKEAGVEVPRNEENGSFTRESVAETLRLVVKDVEGKIYRDNAKEMATIFGDMNLQSTYIDKFVELLENRRRVREG, encoded by the coding sequence ATGGCTGATCATTCGAAGAAGCTTCATATAGCCATGTTCCCATGGCTAGCCTTCGGTCACTTAATTCCATTTTTAGAGCTTGGCAAGCTCATAGCCCAAAAGGGTCACCGTATTTCATTCATATCAACCCCAAGAAACATCGAACGCCTTCCGAAGATCCCATCAAATTTAGCTCCTTCAATAACTTTCGTGAAGCTTCCCTTACCCCATGTAGAAAACCTGCCAGAAAACGCAGAAGCCACCATGGACGTGCCATACCACATAATCCCATACCTTAAGAAAGCCCACGATGGCCTCCAACAACCtttatctcattttttagaAACTTCAGCTCCTGATTGGATTATTCACGACTTTGCCCCTCACTGGCTACCACCAATTGCTACCAAGCTAGGCATCTCCCGGGCTTTCTTCAGTATTTTCAAGGCATCATCTTTGTGCTTTTTTGGACCGTCAAAATCGAGTGTAACGGAAGCTCACGAACCCCGAACAGAGCCCAAGGATTTCACTGTCCCTCCCAAATGGGTCCCGTTTCCAACCAAAATAGCGTATCGGTTGTTTGAGGCgaagaaaatatttgaaagCTTTGAAGAAAATGCTTCCGGCGTTTCGGACTGGTTTCGTCTCTTGACTATCTACTTAGGCGCCGATGCCTTGGCTGTTAAAACCTGCACGGAGATCGAAGGTGAGTGGATGAAGCTCCTAGGAGAGCTTCATGATATAGTACCTGTAATTCCGGTGGGCTTATTGCCACCCTCAACACAAGAAATCGGAGACAACAACAAAGATAGCACATGGGGTACGATTGGTGAGTGGTTAGACAAGCAAGAGAAAGGATCAGTGGTTTATATAGCGCTCGGAAGTGAAACTCAACCAACTCAACAAGACTTCACAGAGTTGGCTCTTGGACTTGAGCAATCGGGGTTGCCCTTCTTTTGGGCTCTAAGAAAGAGAAGCGGCTCCGTCGGTGGGGATTCAGTTGAGCTACCGGAAGGATTCGTGGAGCGAACCCAAGGTCGTGGGGTTGTTTGGACGGATTGGGCGCCTCAGCTGAGGATATTAGCTCACGAATCGGTTGGGGGTTTCTTGACTCACTGTGGTTGGAGTTCGGTGACAGAGGCATTGCAATTTGGACGCGCACTCATTATGCTACCCTTCTTGACCGACACAGGATTGATAGCAAGGTTTTTGGAAGAGAAGGAGGCAGGAGTTGAGGTGCCCAGAAATGAAGAAAACGGCTCGTTTACAAGGGAGTCGGTGGCCGAAACGTTGAGGTTGGTGGTAAAGGATGTAGAGGGAAAGATTTATCGAGACAACGCCAAGGAAATGGCCACCATATTCGGAGACATGAACCTCCAGTCCACATACATCGACAAATTTGTTGAGTTGCTTGAAAACCGCCGCCGTGTCAGGGAGGGTTGA